In one window of Homo sapiens chromosome 20 genomic patch of type FIX, GRCh38.p14 PATCHES HG410_PATCH DNA:
- the SRC gene encoding proto-oncogene tyrosine-protein kinase Src isoform X1 codes for MGSNKSKPKDASQRRRSLEPAENVHGAGGGAFPASQTPSKPASADGHRGPSAAFAPAAAEPKLFGGFNSSDTVTSPQRAGPLAGGVTTFVALYDYESRTETDLSFKKGERLQIVNNTRKVDVREGDWWLAHSLSTGQTGYIPSNYVAPSDSIQAEEWYFGKITRRESERLLLNAENPRGTFLVRESETTKGAYCLSVSDFDNAKGLNVKHYKIRKLDSGGFYITSRTQFNSLQQLVAYYSKHADGLCHRLTTVCPTSKPQTQGLAKDAWEIPRESLRLEVKLGQGCFGEVWMGTWNGTTRVAIKTLKPGTMSPEAFLQEAQVMKKLRHEKLVQLYAVVSEEPIYIVTEYMSKGSLLDFLKGETGKYLRLPQLVDMAAQIASGMAYVERMNYVHRDLRAANILVGENLVCKVADFGLARLIEDNEYTARQGAKFPIKWTAPEAALYGRFTIKSDVWSFGILLTELTTKGRVPYPGMVNREVLDQVERGYRMPCPPECPESLHDLMCQCWRKEPEERPTFEYLQAFLEDYFTSTEPQYQPGENL; via the exons ATGGGTAGCAACAAGAGCAAGCCCAAGGATGCCAGCCAGCGGCGCCGCAGCCTGGAGCCCGCCGAGAACGTGCACGGCGCTGGCGGGGGCGCTTTCCCCGCCTCGCAGACCCCCAGCAAGCCAGCCTCGGCCGACGGCCACCGCGGCCCCAGCGCGGCCTTCGCCCCCGCGGCCGCCGAGCCCAAGCTGTTCGGAGGCTTCAACTCCTCGGACACCGTCACCTCCCCGCAGAGGGCGGGCCCGCTGGCCG GTGGAGTGACCACCTTTGTGGCCCTCTATGACTATGAGTCTAGGACGGAGACAGACCTGTCCTTCAAGAAAGGCGAGCGGCTCCAGATTGTCAACAACAC GAGGAAGGTGGATGTCAG AGAGGGAGACTGGTGGCTGGCCCACTCGCTCAGCACAGGACAGACAGGCTACATCCCCAGCAACTACGTGGCGCCCTCCGACTCCATCCAGGCTGAGGA GTGGTATTTTGGCAAGATCACCAGACGGGAGTCAGAGCGGTTACTGCTCAATGCAGAGAACCCGAGAGGGACCTTCCTCGTGCGAGAAAGTGAGACCACGAAAG GTGCCTACTGCCTCTCAGTGTCTGACTTCGACAACGCCAAGGGCCTCAACGTGAAGCACTACAAGATCCGCAAGCTGGACAGCGGCGGCTTCTACATCACCTCCCGCACCCAGTTCAACAGCCTGCAGCAGCTGGTGGCCTACTACTCCA aACACGCCGATGGCCTGTGCCACCGCCTCACCACCGTGTGCCCCACGTCCAAGCCGCAGACTCAGGGCCTGGCCAAGGATGCCTGGGAGATCCCTCGGGAGTCGCTGCGGCTGGAGGTCAAGCTGGGCCAGGGCTGCTTTGGCGAGGTGTGGATGG GGACCTGGAACGGTACCACCAGGGTGGCCATCAAAACCCTGAAGCCTGGCACGATGTCTCCAGAGGCCTTCCTGCAGGAGGCCCAGGtcatgaagaagctgaggcatgagaagctGGTGCAGTTGTATGCTGTGGTTTCAGAGGAGCCCATTTACATCGTCACGGAGTACATGAGCAAGG GGAGTTTGCTGGACTTTCTCAAGGGGGAGACAGGCAAGTACCTGCGGCTGCCTCAGCTGGTGGACATGGCTGCTCAG ATCGCCTCAGGCATGGCGTACGTGGAGCGGATGAACTACGTCCACCGGGACCTTCGTGCAGCCAACATCCTGGTGGGAGAGAACCTGGTGTGCAAAGTGGCGGACTTTGGGCTGGCTCGGCTCATTGAAGACAATGAGTACACGGCGCGGCAAG GTGCCAAATTCCCCATCAAGTGGACGGCTCCAGAAGCTGCCCTCTATGGCCGCTTCACCATCAAGTCGGACGTGTGGTCCTTCGGGATCCTGCTGACTGAGCTCACCACAAAGGGACGGGTGCCCTACCCTG GGATGGTGAACCGCGAGGTGCTGGACCAGGTGGAGCGGGGCTACCGGATGCCCTGCCCGCCGGAGTGTCCCGAGTCCCTGCACGACCTCATGTGCCAGTGCTGGCGGAAGGAGCCTGAGGAGCGGCCCACCTTCGAGTACCTGCAGGCCTTCCTGGAGGACTACTTCACGTCCACCGAGCCCCAGTACCAGCCCGGGGAGAACCTCTAG
- the SRC gene encoding proto-oncogene tyrosine-protein kinase Src isoform X3, with amino-acid sequence MGGREAGQGAPAALPVPVSSLSPARTMGSNKSKPKDASQRRRSLEPAENVHGAGGGAFPASQTPSKPASADGHRGPSAAFAPAAAEPKLFGGFNSSDTVTSPQRAGPLAGGVTTFVALYDYESRTETDLSFKKGERLQIVNNTEGDWWLAHSLSTGQTGYIPSNYVAPSDSIQAEEWYFGKITRRESERLLLNAENPRGTFLVRESETTKGAYCLSVSDFDNAKGLNVKHYKIRKLDSGGFYITSRTQFNSLQQLVAYYSKHADGLCHRLTTVCPTSKPQTQGLAKDAWEIPRESLRLEVKLGQGCFGEVWMGTWNGTTRVAIKTLKPGTMSPEAFLQEAQVMKKLRHEKLVQLYAVVSEEPIYIVTEYMSKGSLLDFLKGETGKYLRLPQLVDMAAQIASGMAYVERMNYVHRDLRAANILVGENLVCKVADFGLARLIEDNEYTARQGAKFPIKWTAPEAALYGRFTIKSDVWSFGILLTELTTKGRVPYPGMVNREVLDQVERGYRMPCPPECPESLHDLMCQCWRKEPEERPTFEYLQAFLEDYFTSTEPQYQPGENL; translated from the exons ATGGGTGGGAGGGAGGCCGGCCAAGGGGCCCCGGCAGCCCTGCCTGTTCCagtgtcttctctctctcctgccaggaCCATGGGTAGCAACAAGAGCAAGCCCAAGGATGCCAGCCAGCGGCGCCGCAGCCTGGAGCCCGCCGAGAACGTGCACGGCGCTGGCGGGGGCGCTTTCCCCGCCTCGCAGACCCCCAGCAAGCCAGCCTCGGCCGACGGCCACCGCGGCCCCAGCGCGGCCTTCGCCCCCGCGGCCGCCGAGCCCAAGCTGTTCGGAGGCTTCAACTCCTCGGACACCGTCACCTCCCCGCAGAGGGCGGGCCCGCTGGCCG GTGGAGTGACCACCTTTGTGGCCCTCTATGACTATGAGTCTAGGACGGAGACAGACCTGTCCTTCAAGAAAGGCGAGCGGCTCCAGATTGTCAACAACAC AGAGGGAGACTGGTGGCTGGCCCACTCGCTCAGCACAGGACAGACAGGCTACATCCCCAGCAACTACGTGGCGCCCTCCGACTCCATCCAGGCTGAGGA GTGGTATTTTGGCAAGATCACCAGACGGGAGTCAGAGCGGTTACTGCTCAATGCAGAGAACCCGAGAGGGACCTTCCTCGTGCGAGAAAGTGAGACCACGAAAG GTGCCTACTGCCTCTCAGTGTCTGACTTCGACAACGCCAAGGGCCTCAACGTGAAGCACTACAAGATCCGCAAGCTGGACAGCGGCGGCTTCTACATCACCTCCCGCACCCAGTTCAACAGCCTGCAGCAGCTGGTGGCCTACTACTCCA aACACGCCGATGGCCTGTGCCACCGCCTCACCACCGTGTGCCCCACGTCCAAGCCGCAGACTCAGGGCCTGGCCAAGGATGCCTGGGAGATCCCTCGGGAGTCGCTGCGGCTGGAGGTCAAGCTGGGCCAGGGCTGCTTTGGCGAGGTGTGGATGG GGACCTGGAACGGTACCACCAGGGTGGCCATCAAAACCCTGAAGCCTGGCACGATGTCTCCAGAGGCCTTCCTGCAGGAGGCCCAGGtcatgaagaagctgaggcatgagaagctGGTGCAGTTGTATGCTGTGGTTTCAGAGGAGCCCATTTACATCGTCACGGAGTACATGAGCAAGG GGAGTTTGCTGGACTTTCTCAAGGGGGAGACAGGCAAGTACCTGCGGCTGCCTCAGCTGGTGGACATGGCTGCTCAG ATCGCCTCAGGCATGGCGTACGTGGAGCGGATGAACTACGTCCACCGGGACCTTCGTGCAGCCAACATCCTGGTGGGAGAGAACCTGGTGTGCAAAGTGGCGGACTTTGGGCTGGCTCGGCTCATTGAAGACAATGAGTACACGGCGCGGCAAG GTGCCAAATTCCCCATCAAGTGGACGGCTCCAGAAGCTGCCCTCTATGGCCGCTTCACCATCAAGTCGGACGTGTGGTCCTTCGGGATCCTGCTGACTGAGCTCACCACAAAGGGACGGGTGCCCTACCCTG GGATGGTGAACCGCGAGGTGCTGGACCAGGTGGAGCGGGGCTACCGGATGCCCTGCCCGCCGGAGTGTCCCGAGTCCCTGCACGACCTCATGTGCCAGTGCTGGCGGAAGGAGCCTGAGGAGCGGCCCACCTTCGAGTACCTGCAGGCCTTCCTGGAGGACTACTTCACGTCCACCGAGCCCCAGTACCAGCCCGGGGAGAACCTCTAG
- the SRC gene encoding proto-oncogene tyrosine-protein kinase Src isoform X2, with product MGSNKSKPKDASQRRRSLEPAENVHGAGGGAFPASQTPSKPASADGHRGPSAAFAPAAAEPKLFGGFNSSDTVTSPQRAGPLAGGVTTFVALYDYESRTETDLSFKKGERLQIVNNTEGDWWLAHSLSTGQTGYIPSNYVAPSDSIQAEEWYFGKITRRESERLLLNAENPRGTFLVRESETTKGAYCLSVSDFDNAKGLNVKHYKIRKLDSGGFYITSRTQFNSLQQLVAYYSKHADGLCHRLTTVCPTSKPQTQGLAKDAWEIPRESLRLEVKLGQGCFGEVWMGTWNGTTRVAIKTLKPGTMSPEAFLQEAQVMKKLRHEKLVQLYAVVSEEPIYIVTEYMSKGSLLDFLKGETGKYLRLPQLVDMAAQIASGMAYVERMNYVHRDLRAANILVGENLVCKVADFGLARLIEDNEYTARQGAKFPIKWTAPEAALYGRFTIKSDVWSFGILLTELTTKGRVPYPGMVNREVLDQVERGYRMPCPPECPESLHDLMCQCWRKEPEERPTFEYLQAFLEDYFTSTEPQYQPGENL from the exons ATGGGTAGCAACAAGAGCAAGCCCAAGGATGCCAGCCAGCGGCGCCGCAGCCTGGAGCCCGCCGAGAACGTGCACGGCGCTGGCGGGGGCGCTTTCCCCGCCTCGCAGACCCCCAGCAAGCCAGCCTCGGCCGACGGCCACCGCGGCCCCAGCGCGGCCTTCGCCCCCGCGGCCGCCGAGCCCAAGCTGTTCGGAGGCTTCAACTCCTCGGACACCGTCACCTCCCCGCAGAGGGCGGGCCCGCTGGCCG GTGGAGTGACCACCTTTGTGGCCCTCTATGACTATGAGTCTAGGACGGAGACAGACCTGTCCTTCAAGAAAGGCGAGCGGCTCCAGATTGTCAACAACAC AGAGGGAGACTGGTGGCTGGCCCACTCGCTCAGCACAGGACAGACAGGCTACATCCCCAGCAACTACGTGGCGCCCTCCGACTCCATCCAGGCTGAGGA GTGGTATTTTGGCAAGATCACCAGACGGGAGTCAGAGCGGTTACTGCTCAATGCAGAGAACCCGAGAGGGACCTTCCTCGTGCGAGAAAGTGAGACCACGAAAG GTGCCTACTGCCTCTCAGTGTCTGACTTCGACAACGCCAAGGGCCTCAACGTGAAGCACTACAAGATCCGCAAGCTGGACAGCGGCGGCTTCTACATCACCTCCCGCACCCAGTTCAACAGCCTGCAGCAGCTGGTGGCCTACTACTCCA aACACGCCGATGGCCTGTGCCACCGCCTCACCACCGTGTGCCCCACGTCCAAGCCGCAGACTCAGGGCCTGGCCAAGGATGCCTGGGAGATCCCTCGGGAGTCGCTGCGGCTGGAGGTCAAGCTGGGCCAGGGCTGCTTTGGCGAGGTGTGGATGG GGACCTGGAACGGTACCACCAGGGTGGCCATCAAAACCCTGAAGCCTGGCACGATGTCTCCAGAGGCCTTCCTGCAGGAGGCCCAGGtcatgaagaagctgaggcatgagaagctGGTGCAGTTGTATGCTGTGGTTTCAGAGGAGCCCATTTACATCGTCACGGAGTACATGAGCAAGG GGAGTTTGCTGGACTTTCTCAAGGGGGAGACAGGCAAGTACCTGCGGCTGCCTCAGCTGGTGGACATGGCTGCTCAG ATCGCCTCAGGCATGGCGTACGTGGAGCGGATGAACTACGTCCACCGGGACCTTCGTGCAGCCAACATCCTGGTGGGAGAGAACCTGGTGTGCAAAGTGGCGGACTTTGGGCTGGCTCGGCTCATTGAAGACAATGAGTACACGGCGCGGCAAG GTGCCAAATTCCCCATCAAGTGGACGGCTCCAGAAGCTGCCCTCTATGGCCGCTTCACCATCAAGTCGGACGTGTGGTCCTTCGGGATCCTGCTGACTGAGCTCACCACAAAGGGACGGGTGCCCTACCCTG GGATGGTGAACCGCGAGGTGCTGGACCAGGTGGAGCGGGGCTACCGGATGCCCTGCCCGCCGGAGTGTCCCGAGTCCCTGCACGACCTCATGTGCCAGTGCTGGCGGAAGGAGCCTGAGGAGCGGCCCACCTTCGAGTACCTGCAGGCCTTCCTGGAGGACTACTTCACGTCCACCGAGCCCCAGTACCAGCCCGGGGAGAACCTCTAG